The Populus trichocarpa isolate Nisqually-1 chromosome 2, P.trichocarpa_v4.1, whole genome shotgun sequence genome has a window encoding:
- the LOC7453898 gene encoding protein BRASSINAZOLE-RESISTANT 1, with protein sequence MTSDGATSTSAAAAATTRRKPSWRERENNRRRERRRRAIAAKIFTGLRAQGNYNLPKYCDNNEVLKALCAEAGWVVEEDGTTYRKGHRPPPIEIVGSSMRVTPYSSQNPSPLSSSFPSPIPSYQVSPSSSSFPSPTRGDNNVSSNLLPFLQSAIPLSLPPLRISNSAPVTPPLSSPTSRNPKPIPNWDFIAKQSMASFSYPFNAVSAPASPTHRQFHAPATIPECDESDSSTVESGQWISFQKFAPSVAAAMPTSPTYNLVKPVARQILSNNLVKDNGMSMDFEFGSEQVKPWEGERIHEVGLDDLELTLGGGKARS encoded by the exons ATGACGTCAGATGGGGCCACTTCTACATCAGCTGCAGCGGCGGCAACTACGAGGAGGAAGCCGTCgtggagggagagagagaataataggaggagagagaggaggagaagaGCCATAGCTGCAAAAATATTTACTGGGTTAAGGGCTCAAGGGAATTATAATTTGCCCAAATATTGTGACAATAATGAGGTGTTAAAAGCTCTCTGTGCTGAGGCTGGTTGGGTTGTTGAAGAGGACGGGACTACTTATCGCAAG GGACACAGGCCACCTCCAATAGAGATAGTAGGTTCATCAATGAGAGTAACCCCATACTCATCCCAAAATCCGAGCCCGCTATCTTCATCGTTTCCCAGCCCGATTCCTTCCTATCAAGTCAGTCCCTCCTCCTCGTCATTTCCTAGCCCCACTCGTGGTGATAACAATGTCTCTTCTAATCTCCTTCCATTCCTTCAAAGTGCCATTCCGttgtctcttcctcctctccgAATCTCAAACAGTGCACCTGTAACCCCACCTCTCTCGTCCCCGACCTCAAGAAATCCCAAGCCAATACCTAACTGGGATTTTATTGCTAAACAATCCATGGCATCCTTCAGTTACCCTTTCAATGCAGTGTCTGCCCCAGCTAGCCCAACTCACCGTCAGTTTCATGCTCCAGCCACTATACCTGAATGTGACGAGTCTGATTCATCCACTGTTGAGTCTGGTCAGTGGATAAGCTTTCAAAAGTTTGCTCCTTCTGTGGCTGCAGCAATGCCCACCTCTCCTACCTATAATCTTGTGAAACCTGTGGCTCGGCAAATTTTGTCCAACAATCTGGTCAAAGATAATGGAATGTCAATGGATTTTGAGTTTGGTAGCGAACAGGTGAAACCATGGGAAGGAGAGAGGATTCATGAAGTAGGATTAGATGATCTAGAGCTCACACTTGGAGGTGGCAAGGCTCGGAGTTAG
- the LOC7453901 gene encoding uncharacterized protein LOC7453901 isoform X1 — translation MSGATKLQSATKQVHEPPRAILGPTGNRARVLEEARRKIEVLRKSQQKPKKPVEKMSQAAVKNNLSVDSTCSSDSSSSSSGVSSSSGKNVKHYGIKKVEDVRNGREIKDVSSKKERPVKRCDWITPNSDPLYMSFHDEEWGVPVYDDRKLFELLVYSQALAELSWPAILHMRDIFWKLFDNFDPSSIAQFTEKKLLSLRFNGNLLLSEPKLRAVVENAKQMLKVTIQIQQEFGSFSNYCWRFVNQKPLRNGFRYARQVPVKTPKAELISKDLMQRGFRCVGPTAVYSFMQVAGFVNDHLKACFRYQECNVDVKKDFKPKSEETEMVTKALGNTCVSHD, via the exons ATGTCCGGGGCCACTAAGCTACAGTCAGCGACAAAACAGGTACACGAGCCGCCGCGAGCAATACTTGGTCCCACAGGAAACAGAGCTAGGGTTTTGGAGGAGGCCAGAAGGAAAATTGAGGTCTTAAGGAAATCACAGCAGAAACCAAAGAAACCTGTGGAGAAAATGTCTCAAGCTGCAGTTAAGAATAACTTGTCAGTGGATAGCACGTGCTCTTcggattcttcttcttcttccagtgGCGTGTCTTCAAGTTCTGGAAAAAATGTGAAGCATTACGGAATAAAAAAAGTCGAGGATGTTCGTAACGGACGTGAGATTAAGGATGTTTCTTCGAAGAAAGAGAGGCCGGTTAAGAGGTGTGATTGGATCACTCCGAATTCTG ACCCGCTTTATATGTCTTTCCATGATGAAGAATGGGGAGTTCCAGTTTATGATGACAGGAAACTGTTTGAGTTACTTGTATATTCACAAGCATTAGCAGAACTCAGCTGGCCAGCAATTCTTCACATGAGAGACATATTCTG GAAGCTGTTTGACAACTTTGACCCATCATCCATTGCACAATTTACTGAGAAGAAGCTTCTATCATTGAGATTTAATGGGAATCTGTTGCTATCTGAACCAAAGCTTCGTGCAGTAGTGGAGAATGCTAAACAGATGCTCAAGGTAACCATACAG ATTCAGCAGGAATTTGGTTCCTTCAGCAACTATTGCTGGCGATTTGTGAACCAGAAGCCATTAAGAAATGGTTTTCGCTATGCACGCCAAGTACCTGTGAAGACCCCTAAAGCTGAACTGATAAGCAAGGACCTGATGCAAAGAGGCTTCCGCTGTGTTGGACCTACAGCTGTTTATTCATTTATGCAAGTGGCAGGATTTGTTAATGATCATCTTAAAGCGTGCTTCCGATACCAAGAATGCAATGTGGACGTCAAAAAGGATTTCAAACCCAAGAGCGAAGAGACAGAGATGGTTACTAAAGCTTTGGGGAACACATGCGTATCTCACGACTGA
- the LOC7453901 gene encoding uncharacterized protein LOC7453901 isoform X2, protein MSGATKLQSATKQVHEPPRAILGPTGNRARVLEEARRKIEVLRKSQQKPKKPVEKMSQAAVKNNLSVDSTCSSDSSSSSSGVSSSSGKNVKHYGIKKVEDVRNGREIKDVSSKKERPVKRCDWITPNSDPLYMSFHDEEWGVPVYDDRKLFELLVYSQALAELSWPAILHMRDIFWKLFDNFDPSSIAQFTEKKLLSLRFNGNLLLSEPKLRAVVENAKQMLKIQQEFGSFSNYCWRFVNQKPLRNGFRYARQVPVKTPKAELISKDLMQRGFRCVGPTAVYSFMQVAGFVNDHLKACFRYQECNVDVKKDFKPKSEETEMVTKALGNTCVSHD, encoded by the exons ATGTCCGGGGCCACTAAGCTACAGTCAGCGACAAAACAGGTACACGAGCCGCCGCGAGCAATACTTGGTCCCACAGGAAACAGAGCTAGGGTTTTGGAGGAGGCCAGAAGGAAAATTGAGGTCTTAAGGAAATCACAGCAGAAACCAAAGAAACCTGTGGAGAAAATGTCTCAAGCTGCAGTTAAGAATAACTTGTCAGTGGATAGCACGTGCTCTTcggattcttcttcttcttccagtgGCGTGTCTTCAAGTTCTGGAAAAAATGTGAAGCATTACGGAATAAAAAAAGTCGAGGATGTTCGTAACGGACGTGAGATTAAGGATGTTTCTTCGAAGAAAGAGAGGCCGGTTAAGAGGTGTGATTGGATCACTCCGAATTCTG ACCCGCTTTATATGTCTTTCCATGATGAAGAATGGGGAGTTCCAGTTTATGATGACAGGAAACTGTTTGAGTTACTTGTATATTCACAAGCATTAGCAGAACTCAGCTGGCCAGCAATTCTTCACATGAGAGACATATTCTG GAAGCTGTTTGACAACTTTGACCCATCATCCATTGCACAATTTACTGAGAAGAAGCTTCTATCATTGAGATTTAATGGGAATCTGTTGCTATCTGAACCAAAGCTTCGTGCAGTAGTGGAGAATGCTAAACAGATGCTCAAG ATTCAGCAGGAATTTGGTTCCTTCAGCAACTATTGCTGGCGATTTGTGAACCAGAAGCCATTAAGAAATGGTTTTCGCTATGCACGCCAAGTACCTGTGAAGACCCCTAAAGCTGAACTGATAAGCAAGGACCTGATGCAAAGAGGCTTCCGCTGTGTTGGACCTACAGCTGTTTATTCATTTATGCAAGTGGCAGGATTTGTTAATGATCATCTTAAAGCGTGCTTCCGATACCAAGAATGCAATGTGGACGTCAAAAAGGATTTCAAACCCAAGAGCGAAGAGACAGAGATGGTTACTAAAGCTTTGGGGAACACATGCGTATCTCACGACTGA
- the LOC7453901 gene encoding uncharacterized protein LOC7453901 isoform X3, with protein MSGATKLQSATKQVHEPPRAILGPTGNRARVLEEARRKIEVLRKSQQKPKKPVEKMSQAAVKNNLSVDSTCSSDSSSSSSGVSSSSGKNVKHYGIKKVEDVRNGREIKDVSSKKERPVKRCDWITPNSEWGVPVYDDRKLFELLVYSQALAELSWPAILHMRDIFWKLFDNFDPSSIAQFTEKKLLSLRFNGNLLLSEPKLRAVVENAKQMLKVTIQIQQEFGSFSNYCWRFVNQKPLRNGFRYARQVPVKTPKAELISKDLMQRGFRCVGPTAVYSFMQVAGFVNDHLKACFRYQECNVDVKKDFKPKSEETEMVTKALGNTCVSHD; from the exons ATGTCCGGGGCCACTAAGCTACAGTCAGCGACAAAACAGGTACACGAGCCGCCGCGAGCAATACTTGGTCCCACAGGAAACAGAGCTAGGGTTTTGGAGGAGGCCAGAAGGAAAATTGAGGTCTTAAGGAAATCACAGCAGAAACCAAAGAAACCTGTGGAGAAAATGTCTCAAGCTGCAGTTAAGAATAACTTGTCAGTGGATAGCACGTGCTCTTcggattcttcttcttcttccagtgGCGTGTCTTCAAGTTCTGGAAAAAATGTGAAGCATTACGGAATAAAAAAAGTCGAGGATGTTCGTAACGGACGTGAGATTAAGGATGTTTCTTCGAAGAAAGAGAGGCCGGTTAAGAGGTGTGATTGGATCACTCCGAATTCTG AATGGGGAGTTCCAGTTTATGATGACAGGAAACTGTTTGAGTTACTTGTATATTCACAAGCATTAGCAGAACTCAGCTGGCCAGCAATTCTTCACATGAGAGACATATTCTG GAAGCTGTTTGACAACTTTGACCCATCATCCATTGCACAATTTACTGAGAAGAAGCTTCTATCATTGAGATTTAATGGGAATCTGTTGCTATCTGAACCAAAGCTTCGTGCAGTAGTGGAGAATGCTAAACAGATGCTCAAGGTAACCATACAG ATTCAGCAGGAATTTGGTTCCTTCAGCAACTATTGCTGGCGATTTGTGAACCAGAAGCCATTAAGAAATGGTTTTCGCTATGCACGCCAAGTACCTGTGAAGACCCCTAAAGCTGAACTGATAAGCAAGGACCTGATGCAAAGAGGCTTCCGCTGTGTTGGACCTACAGCTGTTTATTCATTTATGCAAGTGGCAGGATTTGTTAATGATCATCTTAAAGCGTGCTTCCGATACCAAGAATGCAATGTGGACGTCAAAAAGGATTTCAAACCCAAGAGCGAAGAGACAGAGATGGTTACTAAAGCTTTGGGGAACACATGCGTATCTCACGACTGA
- the LOC7483778 gene encoding uncharacterized protein LOC7483778 produces the protein MRSFSLQILSSRWFTIFASLLIMSVNGTSYMFGLYSGDIKTSLGYDQTTLNTLSFFKDLGGNLGVSAGLVYEIMPPWVVLSIGAVMNFSAYFLIWVTVTGRINKPRLWQVCLYMCLATNAASYPNTGALVTCVKNFPESRGSVIGLLKGLIGLSGAIMTQLYHAFYGNDSKSLILLIAWIPAIVPLLFLRTIRIMKVVQQEKELKVFYKFLYTALGLAGFIMLIIIIQNKLKFTRAEYISSATFVLAFLFLPLAIVIKEEFTLWQSKKQNLNDHSQLNVVAENPSAVVTPPLGGRLEPFRCIVSIFNQPDRGEDYTILQAISSIDMLIILIATTCGVGGALAAIDNLGQIADSLGYKTHNIGTFISLVSVWNFLGRVLASFASEVALTKYKFPRPLMLTFVILFSCIGHVLIAFGVEHSLYISSIIIGFCLGAQLPLVSAIISEIFGLKHFSTLYSVGSVSSPIGSYIFNVKVAGNLYDKEALKQMEALGLKREAGKELNCSGVHCFRKAFVIITAATFLGFLVSIILVYRTRRFYKGDIYKKFTEEAVATEAKGVVPS, from the coding sequence ATGAGGAGCTTCAGCTTGCAGATACTATCCAGTCGATGGTTTACGATATTTGCTTCACTTCTGATCATGTCAGTCAATGGAACAAGCTACATGTTTGGTCTCTACTCCGGTGATATCAAAACATCTTTGGGATACGATCAGACAACCCTCAATACTCTAAGCTTCTTCAAAGATTTAGGTGGCAATCTTGGAGTCTCGGCAGGTCTTGTTTATGAAATCATGCCACCTTGGGTGGTTCTCTCCATCGGTGCAGTCATGAACTTCTCCGCATATTTCTTGATATGGGTAACAGTCACTGGTCGCATAAACAAACCCCGATTGTGGCAAGTGTGTTTGTACATGTGTCTTGCCACAAATGCAGCATCATATCCTAATACTGGAGCTCTAGTTACATGTGTGAAGAATTTCCCTGAAAGCCGAGGCAGTGTTATAGGCCTCTTGAAGGGGCTTATCGGTCTAAGCGGCGCTATTATGACACAACTATACCATGCTTTCTATGGAAACGACTCCAAGTCTCTTATCTTGCTCATTGCTTGGATTCCAGCCATTGTTCCCTTACTTTTTCTACGAACAATCCGCATTATGAAAGTTGTTCAACAAGAGAAGGAGCTTAAAGTTTTCTACAAATTCCTCTATACTGCTCTGGGCCTTGCTGGGTTTATCatgctcatcatcatcatacaGAATAAGCTCAAGTTTACTAGAGCCGAATATATATCAAGTGCCACATTTGTTCTTGCGTTCCTCTTTCTTCCACTTGCTATTGTCATAAAAGAAGAATTCACTCTCTGGCAAAGCAAGAAGCAGAACCTGAATGACCATTCTCAATTAAATGTTGTAGCTGAAAATCCTTCTGCAGTTGTAACCCCACCACTGGGAGGAAGATTGGAGCCATTTCGTTGCATCGTGAGCATTTTCAATCAACCAGATAGAGGTGAGGACTATACCATACTGCAAGCTATTTCTAGCATTGACATGCTAATTATCTTAATCGCAACAACTTGTGGCGTTGGTGGGGCATTAGCAGCTATTGACAATTTGGGTCAGATAGCGGACTCACTAGGCTACAAAACTCATAATATAGGTACCTTCATATCCCTTGTGAGTGTATGGAATTTCCTTGGCAGAGTCCTTGCAAGTTTTGCCTCTGAAGTAGCCTTGACCAAGTACAAGTTCCCTCGTCCACTGATGCTCACTTTTGTGATCCTTTTCTCTTGTATTGGCCATGTTTTAATCGCTTTTGGAGTGGAACATTCTCTTTACATATCTTCAATTATTATTGGATTCTGCCTTGGAGCACAATTGCCATTAGTGTCTGCCATCATATCTGAAATATTTGGCCTTAAGCATTTCTCTACTTTGTATAGTGTTGGATCTGTTTCAAGCCCAATTGGATCTtatattttcaatgtgaaaGTGGCTGGTAATTTATATGACAAAGAGGCCTTGAAACAAATGGAAGCTTTAGGTCTTAAGAGAGAAGCAGGGAAGGAATTGAATTGCTCTGGGGTGCATTGCTTTAGAAAGGCTTTTGTTATAATTACAGCAGCAACATTTTTGGGGTTTCTTGTTTCAATTATCTTGGTGTATAGGACAAGAAGATTTTACAAAGGTGACATTTACAAGAAGTTTACAGAGGAAGCAGTGGCAACGGAGGCAAAAGGTGTCGTTCCATCTTGA
- the LOC7453902 gene encoding peroxisomal membrane protein 11A, whose protein sequence is MDYTYALSIQNLFHLYSGKQNNKQADETKEGQVSKRQRFPLFSILSRDRFPLTKKFLSRITITMDPRPSPTPQNSNQTPNKPRQRDFLNHLEVYLAKRDGVDKLLKISRYATKIILASSLLPETLILTKRLKSFESSVGLSRKAFRLGKFVQDVNALRDSPFDTKQETILSIIAYGGEGLYYFVEQFVWLAKSGLIDSKHSKSLGKVSAWAEFVGYIGSISLKFRDLKKLSEDEVCLESSIGVTVTRGVGCQEGERRLWKLREKKLMKKLSIVQDFADGLMALADIRDGRGRFSGPLFMSCAGLLSALISTRKNWVSC, encoded by the coding sequence ATGGACTACACATATGCACTATCAATCCAAAATCTGTTTCATTTATATAGTGGGAAGCAAAACAATAAGCAAGCAGACGAGACAAAGGAGGGGCAGGTAAGCAAGCGCCAGCGATTCCCCCTCTTCTCAATTCTCTCTCGCGACAGATTTCCACTGACAAAGAAATTCCTGTCTCGCATCACCATTACCATGGATCCCAGGCCTTCACCAACTCCACAAAATTCCAATCAAACCCCCAATAAACCGAGACAAAGAGACTTTTTGAATCATTTAGAGGTTTACCTTGCAAAACGAGATGGGGTTGACAAGCTCCTCAAGATCTCACGTTACGCAACCAAGATCATCTTAGCTTCATCCCTCCTCCCGGAAACCTTAATCTTAACTAAACGACTCAAGAGTTTCGAGTCAAGTGTTGGCCTCAGTCGCAAGGCATTTCGACTTGGGAAATTTGTTCAAGATGTGAACGCCTTGAGGGACTCTCCTTTTGATACAAAACAAGAAACCATACTCTCAATCATTGCATATGGAGGTGAGggtttgtattattttgttgaGCAGTTTGTTTGGTTGGCTAAATCGGGTTTGATTGATAGCAAACACTCCAAAAGTTTAGGAAAAGTTAGTGCGTGGGCGGAGTTTGTTGGGTATATTGGGAgtatttctttgaaatttagaGATTTGAAGAAATTGAGTGAAGACGAGGTGTGTCTGGAATCGAGCATTGGAGTTACTGTCACGAGAGGAGTTGGGTGTCAAGAGGGAGAGAGGAGATTGTGGAAGCTGAGAGagaagaagttgatgaagaAATTATCTATTGTGCAGGATTTTGCTGATGGGTTAATGGCCTTGGCTGATATCCGTGACGGCAGAGGGCGATTTTCAGGGCCGCTTTTCATGTCTTGTGCAGGGCTTTTATCTGCTCTGATTAGTACTCGTAAGAATTGGGTCTCTTGCTGA